The Candidatus Eremiobacteraceae bacterium nucleotide sequence CGATTCCGAACTTCATCTTCGGAGGCCCCCACGCGCCTGGATTCAGTCCTACGTGCGTGCTCGGTCGCGATCCTCAAAACAACAATGCACCGTGCAACGGTATAAAGAACCTCTATCAATTGAATCAGGACCTCTTCAACTCGTCGTTCTTCGCTCAGTACACGCCGGTGCGTCCGCAGCGCGCGACAAATGTCGACGCGTCGTGGGAGCATGACTTTGGGCGCGGATTGCAGCTTAAGATCACGCCGTATTACCGTAAAGGCGTCGACTACGTCGTCGCCAATACGCCGTTGCTGCTGACGTTGCCGGACGGCACGCCAGTCTTCGGCTCGCCGCGAGAAGAAAATGCCGGCATCAACATCAATACCGGCGTCGAATTCTCGCTGCAGAAGCTCGCGACGTACGGCTGGTCGGGCTTCATCAACGCGACGTACGACAACACGCTCGCCAACTACAACAGCGACTTCTTCCCGTCGGTGAACAACGCGGCGCTGGCACTTGGACATATGTTCCATGTGTCGTACCTCGCCCCGGTCACCGGAGCGTTCAACCTCAGCTACGACTCGCGAGGCGGATTCCATGCGTCGGCGGAAGTCCCGTACGAGTCCGGTTATCGCTACGGCGTCGGTACACACACCTTCGTGTATATCACGAACGCGCAAGGCAAGCTCGTACCGATGGAGGTCCTCAACACCGATCTCGCGGCGACGTCGCTCGGCCTCAATGCAAATACGAGCGCGTACTACTTCACGGACCCGGCCAATCCGGGAACTATCGCCAACCCGAACATCACCGGCTCGCGCGGTACGCCTGACGGCACCGATCCGGGGACGCTCAAAGGCCCGGCGATCGCGACCCTGAACCTCTCGCTCGCGCACGACATAGGCACGAACGGGATGGAGGTCGGATTCCGCGTCTCCAACTTGTTCGGCAACTACACCGACGCGGTTGTGGGTAGCAACTCGCGCTACCGCAACAACGGCCTCGGCGGCTACGGCAGCACATCGGGGACGAACACCTTCAACCCGATCTACGAGCCGTATCAGTACCCCCGCAGCCCGCTTCCGTTCGAGAACGAAGCAACCGGACCGGCGAGACTGTGGACCTTCTTTGTGAGCAGTAAGTTCTAAGAGAAGGCCGCCTCCGTCGTCGAGCGGGCCCTCCGGGGCCCGCTCGATGGCCCGGTTTACAACACACGTGAGAAAGGAATCAACGGAGATGCGCAATTTCGGCGCAGGGATCATCGCGATGCTGTGCCTCGTCGCGATCGCGGGCTGCACGACGAACAAGTCTATCGCCAACATCACGACATCATCGAACAAGATGCAGCTCGCCGTCGGCACTATCAACGATAGCGCCGGCACGCTCGGGATCGGCGGGGTGTCGCTGAACGTCGTCACGACGTTCCGCAACTCGCTCGGCAACTCGGCGTTCATCCACCCAGGCTTCTATACATTGACCGGTCCTAGCGGCACGATCGTCACCCCAAACCCATCGAACCCGTGCGATCAGCTCTTCGTTTACGGCGATCTGCCGATTGGTTGCGAAGCCGACAGCATCGGCGACGCCATCGTCGGTGTTCCTCCGGCGTATACACCGCCGAGCTCGGTCCTCGGATACCCCATGGGCTTCATCCAGACGGGTGCGGCGGCGAGCGCCGGAGCCTATTCGGTTTCGACGATAGTCACCGTCAACGGGCAGAACGTCACCTATACGGCTAACGCGACGTTGAGCCCGATCGTCATGGCGAACGCGACCGGCGTCACCAGTTTCGCTTCCGACGGCAAGGGTGGTGGCACGTTCACGATCGGAAATCCGCTGAAGGCGAAGCTGAAGCTGCACCATCACGGCTTCGTACCGGTGAGCGAGTATCTCATCCTCGTGAGCAACTCGGTCATCAGTTCGTCACCGCTTATCGTCGCGGCCGTCGAGACGACAAGCACGACGGCGACGATCGTCGGCACGGGCGACTGCTCGAGCAGCGTCGGTGGCATCCCGATCCCGTGCGGCGGTAACAACGCCTACGTGATCGACGCCGACTACCCGCTCGTCGAGGACGGGCCGCCAGCCAGCCATGCACAGACGCCTCAGCTCGACGGGCCTAACGGTTCGGCGGATATCAGCGTCTCGCCGATCGCAGGCATCACCGAATAGACCATCCTCGGTAGGACAGCACATGGGCGGCGCAGCGGCGCCGCCTTTTTCTTTTTGCAACTCGGGCGCACGCAGACGAGTAGGCACAACAGCGCGGACGGAGAACGCGCGCGTTTATGGGTGACGACCGTCTAACCCGCAACCTCAAGGTCCTCGGCGTCGTGGCGCTGAGCCTGGCGCTCGCCGCGGTCGCTTACTTGTTCCTCGCGAAGATCAAACTCGTCGTCATCATCCTAATCGCAGCGACGTTTATCGCGTATCTGCTCTATCCCGCGGTCGTCTGGCTCCAACGCCGGCGCTTTCCACGCTGGGCCGCGATCACCGTCGTTTACATCGCGCTCGCGGTTCTCATCGGTGCAGGCCTCGCGTACATTGGACCGGTCGTGACGGACGAGGCGCAACGCCTCACGACCGATACGCCGAAGCTGCTCGCCGAAACGCGCGATGCGATCGTCAACGCGAACAACAACCTGCTCGCGACGATCCCCGAGTCAGCACGACAGTCTGCGGTCACGTCGCTCGACAACCTCGTGTCGCAATTCCAATCCGTCGCCGCCGACTTCGCCGGTCAGGCCGTGCGCTTCGCGGCGAGCCTCGCAGCCTTCATGACGGCGGTCATCTTGGTGCCATTGCTCGCGTTCTATATACTGCTCGATATCGACCGCTTGCGCGAAACGATCGTCGGGCTGTTCCCACAACGCCATCGCGAGCGGGCGCTCGCCGTGCTCGCGGATATCGACTCGGTCGTCGGCGGCTTCGTCCGCGGTCAGATAATCGTCGGCGCGATCGTCGGCGGCCTCGTAACGGTCCTGCTGCTCATCTTCAGGATCAAGTACGCGTTGCTCATCGGCGTCTTCGCCGGCGTCGCAGATCTCGTGCCGTACGTCGGCGCGTTCGCCGGTGCGATTCCGGCGGTGCTGCTCGAGCTCTTCAATGCCGGCCCCGTTTGGGCGCTCATTCTCGTCGGTGCCTTCGCGCTGTTGTATGAGCTCGAAGGTCACATCATCGCACCGGCGATCGTCAGCCAACGCGTCGGGTTGACGCCGCTCGTGGTCATCGTCGCGATCCTCATCGGCGCGGAGGTCGGCGGCATCGGTGGCATGTTCCTATCGGTGCCGATCGCGGGCATCATCCGCGTCTTGACCCGACGCTTCATGCACCCGCAAGTCGTCGTGCCGACGCAGCCGCTTGCGCCGATCGAAGAAGCGGTCGAGTCGACCGCCAGCGCTGAAGACAAGCCGCGTATCGAAACGGCGACAAAGTAGAGTCTCTTCTCAATGGAAAGGCCGCGGCGGTCGAGATAAATCTCGACCGCTCCCTTCATATCGAATAGACCGCGGCGGTCGATTCTGTTTTTGGGTTAGGCGACGCTTTGGTAGACGGTCGACGCGAGCGCCGATGCTTTTGCGCGCAGGGCGGCGAGGCGCTGCGCGGGCACGGCGATGATCCTCGCGCTCGCGAACTCGTTCAGCTTGCAGCCGAGGATGATGTACGGAAGCGTGAGATCGCGATGCGGGTCGGTGCGGCGCTGGATCTCTCCGACGACCGCTTCGTCGTCGGTCTGCAAGAGCACCCGGCGGACGTCGAGCGAACGCAGCCGTTCGAGCGCGCTGATGAGACCAGCGTAGGTGTACTCGTGCCCCTTTTGCGAGGGCATCTCGTGGACGGCGAACGGGATGAAGTGCTCGACCGCGGTGCCAGACTCGTCGATGAGCGTCAGCGCGGCGAGGCCGCGGCCCGGGCCGCAACGCAGGGTCGCGACGAGCGCTTGGCAGTCGCGGCGGGTTTTTCGGGTCCTCTCCAGGGTCTCCATGATGGTAAAAGTATATCGAACATGTGTTCGAAAGTCAAACGAACGTCCCGCTAAAAGTGGGCTCGTCCTGGCCTATGGCGACGTCGATGATACAGCAGAAACGTGCCCAGGATCGACGACGTCAAACAGCTCGTCGAAGGCGGACATATCCGCCGTTCCGGCACGATTCGCCAGTACAGCCTCGTAGACGGCGAGGACGCGGCCGGCGGTAGCCCGAGCATCGAAGGATGCTGCCGCGGCTCTTGAGTGTGCCGACGCGGCGCTTCGAGCAGCCGGATCGGTGAGCAGTCGTTTCAGCTCCGCTGCCATCCCCTCGGCGTCGGCGACGAGCGCCCCGGCGAGGTTGCTTCCAAAGACGTCTCGCGTCTGGGGGCTGTCGATCGCGACGACGGGCAGCCCTGCTCCGAACGCCTCCGCGAGAACGAGCCCTTGCGTCTCGGTCACCGACGGGAACATGAAGGCGTCCGCGGCCGCGTAGTACGTCGGCAGCTCGTCGTGCGGAACACTTCCGACGAAGTGGATGGCCCCTTCGAGCCCCTCAGCCCTCGCCTGCTGCTTGAGCGAATCCTCAAGCGGGCCGCTGCCGACGAGCAGCAATTGGGTGTCGGGAAGGTCGGCGCGGACCAAGGACAGCGCTGCGAAGGCCAGGGGGACGCTCTTCTCCTGCGCCAGGCGCGAAACGAGCAGCAAAAGCGGGGCATCCGGGGCGATTCCGAGCCGTCCCCGGACCCCTATTCCGACGGTCGCTTCGGTGTTGCGGAACGCCTCGAGATCGACGCCGGTCGGCACGATGCAGATCGGCGCGGTGACGCCGTCGCGACGCAATCCGGATGCCACCGTCTGCGTCGGAACGATCACTGCATCCGCGGCATTCGCGTATGCGCGCGTCAGCTCGCGCGTCAACTGCGCCGTGATGCGCGGTCCGAGCGGCGAGTAATGCGAGTAACGATCGAGCATCGTGTGATACGTGAAGACGAGCGGCACGCGAAAACGTCTGCGCGCGTAGTACGATGCCATCCATCCGGTGATGAAGAGCGAGTGGCTGTGGATCACGTCGCACTGGCTCAAGAACTGTCGCTTGTTGCGGCGCGCGACGAGCGGAAGCGTCAAACGATATTCCGTGCGTGCCGGAAGCGGAAGCGACGGCATGCGGAAGACGCGGCCTTTGGTCTCCGCACCGCGCGGGATGTGC carries:
- a CDS encoding AI-2E family transporter; this encodes MGDDRLTRNLKVLGVVALSLALAAVAYLFLAKIKLVVIILIAATFIAYLLYPAVVWLQRRRFPRWAAITVVYIALAVLIGAGLAYIGPVVTDEAQRLTTDTPKLLAETRDAIVNANNNLLATIPESARQSAVTSLDNLVSQFQSVAADFAGQAVRFAASLAAFMTAVILVPLLAFYILLDIDRLRETIVGLFPQRHRERALAVLADIDSVVGGFVRGQIIVGAIVGGLVTVLLLIFRIKYALLIGVFAGVADLVPYVGAFAGAIPAVLLELFNAGPVWALILVGAFALLYELEGHIIAPAIVSQRVGLTPLVVIVAILIGAEVGGIGGMFLSVPIAGIIRVLTRRFMHPQVVVPTQPLAPIEEAVESTASAEDKPRIETATK
- a CDS encoding glycosyltransferase; amino-acid sequence: MKIALFTEVYRPIVNGIVTSVDTLAHVLREGGHDVYTFAPHIPRGAETKGRVFRMPSLPLPARTEYRLTLPLVARRNKRQFLSQCDVIHSHSLFITGWMASYYARRRFRVPLVFTYHTMLDRYSHYSPLGPRITAQLTRELTRAYANAADAVIVPTQTVASGLRRDGVTAPICIVPTGVDLEAFRNTEATVGIGVRGRLGIAPDAPLLLLVSRLAQEKSVPLAFAALSLVRADLPDTQLLLVGSGPLEDSLKQQARAEGLEGAIHFVGSVPHDELPTYYAAADAFMFPSVTETQGLVLAEAFGAGLPVVAIDSPQTRDVFGSNLAGALVADAEGMAAELKRLLTDPAARSAASAHSRAAAASFDARATAGRVLAVYEAVLANRAGTADMSAFDELFDVVDPGHVSAVSSTSP